One SAR202 cluster bacterium genomic region harbors:
- a CDS encoding response regulator, with amino-acid sequence MTPRILIVEDERITALDIRSKLHRFGFRDTTIVASGEEAIKKAEQTKPSLVLMDIVLQGEMDGIDAAAHIQSHLGIPVIFLTAYGDAATASRAMRVLRYKSVRFITKPFDEESLRITIQNTLDDPDLHIGLN; translated from the coding sequence ATGACGCCCCGCATCCTGATCGTCGAAGATGAGCGCATCACCGCCCTGGACATCAGGAGCAAACTCCACCGCTTCGGCTTCCGCGACACCACCATCGTCGCCTCCGGCGAGGAAGCCATAAAAAAGGCTGAACAGACCAAGCCCAGCCTTGTCCTCATGGACATTGTCCTCCAGGGCGAAATGGACGGCATCGACGCCGCCGCCCACATCCAAAGCCATCTCGGCATCCCTGTAATCTTCCTCACCGCCTATGGAGACGCTGCCACCGCCTCCCGCGCCATGCGCGTCCTCCGCTACAAGTCCGTCAGGTTCATCACCAAACCCTTCGACGAGGAATCCCTCCGCATCACCATCCAGAACACTCTTGACGACCCGGACCTCCACATCGGCCTAAACTAA
- a CDS encoding sensor histidine kinase — protein MPFHSSAIIHTSLAATFAMIGVIVERPSIADETRTAIAFLPVIAGIAYYLAFVPPGWLRRTWQLPEVHKFLASIQGIPPAERAAASASELCKTATAVGGGVASAGALWNDTQNKLTVQSSDLKALVSETLTPASGALARANNQRLSLVATDPADLTPDEIRILSLTGAKALLVVPIATSSRSFGFLLVLSRRNPLFPNDDLSLLSLLADQYATALDTAMLISQQAQEEARRMRAEILVSEINHRVKNSLQADNIADPSGQSILQESEGRLRALAAVHSRLRPQNGQALIDFDNHLQETLPPVVRALGDSARISLQINSNRVFLNSETAVPCALIVNELFTNSLKHAFPHDRKGTIIIGLSQQENGALLLTVSDDGIGFPTGLDFRDTSSLGLRLVNGLAQQLQGTIEMEQKGGTIYNICFEMLKARKS, from the coding sequence TTGCCCTTCCATTCTTCTGCCATTATACACACCAGCCTTGCCGCCACCTTCGCCATGATCGGCGTCATCGTTGAAAGACCGTCCATCGCTGACGAAACTCGAACCGCCATTGCCTTTCTGCCGGTCATCGCTGGCATCGCCTACTACCTGGCCTTCGTCCCCCCAGGCTGGCTCAGACGCACCTGGCAGCTTCCGGAGGTCCACAAATTCCTTGCGTCCATCCAGGGAATACCCCCCGCTGAGCGGGCCGCGGCCTCAGCCTCCGAACTCTGCAAGACCGCCACCGCCGTCGGCGGCGGCGTCGCCAGCGCTGGCGCCCTCTGGAACGACACTCAGAACAAACTCACAGTCCAGTCCTCGGACCTCAAAGCCCTCGTCTCCGAGACCCTTACCCCAGCCTCCGGCGCCCTGGCTCGCGCCAACAACCAGCGCCTGTCCCTCGTCGCCACCGACCCCGCCGATTTGACGCCCGATGAGATTCGCATCCTCTCCCTCACCGGTGCTAAGGCCCTCCTCGTCGTTCCCATCGCCACGTCCAGTCGCTCCTTTGGGTTTCTCCTTGTCCTCTCCCGCCGAAATCCCCTTTTCCCCAACGATGATCTTTCCCTTTTAAGTCTCCTGGCAGACCAGTACGCCACAGCCCTGGACACCGCAATGCTTATCTCCCAGCAAGCCCAGGAAGAAGCCCGCCGTATGCGCGCCGAAATCCTTGTCTCAGAAATCAACCATCGAGTCAAAAACTCCCTCCAGGCCGACAACATCGCCGACCCCAGCGGCCAGTCCATTCTCCAGGAGAGTGAAGGACGCCTCCGCGCCCTGGCCGCCGTCCACTCCCGCCTCCGCCCCCAAAACGGCCAGGCCCTCATTGACTTCGATAACCACTTGCAAGAGACCCTTCCGCCTGTGGTCCGCGCCCTGGGAGACTCCGCCAGGATATCCCTTCAGATCAATTCTAACCGCGTCTTCCTCAACTCGGAGACCGCCGTCCCCTGCGCCCTCATAGTTAACGAGCTTTTCACCAACTCCCTTAAACACGCATTTCCTCATGATAGAAAAGGGACCATTATCATCGGCCTCTCCCAACAGGAGAACGGTGCTTTGCTCCTCACCGTCAGTGACGACGGCATAGGTTTCCCCACGGGGCTGGACTTCAGGGACACATCCAGCCTGGGCCTGCGGCTCGTAAACGGCCTCGCACAACAGCTGCAGGGTACTATCGAAATGGAACAGAAAGGAGGTACTATATATAACATATGCTTCGAAATGTTGAAGGCAAGAAAGTCATGA
- a CDS encoding amidohydrolase, translated as MTSTKYRVVSADSHMDLAYLPRDLWTSRFPREMRDRAPRIMETEKGTQWVAGSMILGPAGRRRFRDKSDQLSIGHRLEETEKANPGDSRLRLQDLEKDGVDAEVMYGILGMGLKVKEPTLRGQIYRAYNDYISEFCGAAPGRFFALGCIPSDNPEEAASEVRRVAKLGLRGADFSPFAASKPVWHPMWEPLWQACEETGLSAQFHIAGGTTSVGMQFGEASATCAYVCVAPMQVDEALASMIWSKALERHPGLKVVLVESGFGWIPYLLERMDYELEDRMHEMGLRMKPSEYWRRQCYATFQKDFVGMRLLDVIGEGNVMWGSDYPHPDGVWPHSQKVLGELFEGVPEGTRRKITRENAVKLYNLA; from the coding sequence GTGACAAGCACAAAATACAGAGTGGTATCCGCGGACTCGCACATGGACCTGGCGTATTTGCCGAGGGACTTGTGGACGTCCAGATTTCCCAGGGAGATGCGGGACAGGGCGCCCCGGATAATGGAGACGGAAAAGGGGACGCAGTGGGTGGCGGGGAGCATGATTTTGGGGCCGGCGGGTCGACGGCGGTTTAGGGACAAGAGCGATCAGCTTAGTATCGGCCACAGGTTGGAGGAGACGGAGAAGGCGAACCCGGGGGACTCCAGGCTGCGGCTGCAGGACCTGGAGAAGGACGGGGTGGACGCGGAGGTGATGTATGGGATTCTGGGCATGGGGCTGAAGGTGAAGGAGCCGACGCTTCGGGGGCAGATATATCGAGCGTACAACGACTACATATCGGAGTTTTGCGGGGCGGCGCCCGGTAGGTTCTTCGCGCTGGGGTGCATACCGAGCGACAACCCGGAGGAGGCGGCCAGCGAGGTGCGTCGGGTGGCGAAGCTGGGGCTGAGGGGGGCGGACTTTTCGCCCTTCGCGGCGTCGAAGCCGGTGTGGCACCCGATGTGGGAGCCGCTGTGGCAGGCTTGCGAGGAGACGGGGCTGTCGGCGCAGTTCCACATAGCGGGGGGGACGACGAGCGTGGGGATGCAGTTTGGGGAGGCGTCGGCGACGTGCGCGTACGTATGCGTTGCGCCGATGCAGGTGGACGAGGCGCTGGCGTCTATGATATGGAGCAAGGCGCTGGAGCGGCACCCGGGGCTCAAGGTGGTGCTGGTGGAGAGCGGATTCGGGTGGATACCGTACTTGCTGGAGCGGATGGACTACGAGCTGGAGGACAGGATGCACGAGATGGGGCTGAGGATGAAGCCCAGCGAGTACTGGCGCCGACAGTGTTACGCGACGTTCCAGAAGGATTTCGTGGGGATGCGGCTGCTGGATGTAATAGGGGAGGGGAATGTGATGTGGGGGAGCGATTACCCGCACCCGGACGGGGTGTGGCCGCATTCGCAGAAGGTGCTGGGGGAGTTGTTCGAGGGGGTGCCGGAGGGAACGAGACGGAAGATTACGCGTGAGAACGCGGTGAAGTTGTATAACCTGGCGTAG
- a CDS encoding undecaprenyl-diphosphate phosphatase, translating to MHKLGGALLNDVILGALQGITEWIPVSSDGTVSAVYSWLKGGDLDEALAYAQWLHLGTAPAAIIVLRKDVAALIREVAPKPKALSPLFKFLVVSTLVSAAVGLPLLILLDETLNVAGPALMGVIGGFLLVTGYVLLKQKVTGNRTRAELSPTDGVLAGVMQGLAALPGISRSGMTMSILLARRMDRQEALVASFLMSIPASLGGAFYGALDSGFDIRTGHWAGAAAAFVVGLVCIKALLAVAGRVNFGAFVVAVGALMVVGAVVEGVVQ from the coding sequence TTGCATAAATTGGGCGGAGCTTTGCTGAATGATGTGATACTGGGGGCGCTGCAGGGGATTACCGAGTGGATACCTGTAAGCTCGGATGGAACGGTGTCGGCGGTGTATTCGTGGCTGAAGGGCGGGGACCTGGATGAGGCGCTGGCGTACGCTCAGTGGCTGCACCTGGGGACGGCGCCGGCGGCGATTATTGTACTAAGGAAGGATGTGGCAGCTTTGATTCGGGAGGTGGCGCCGAAGCCGAAGGCGCTGTCGCCGCTGTTTAAGTTTCTGGTAGTGTCGACGCTGGTCAGCGCCGCGGTGGGTCTGCCTTTGCTGATTCTTCTGGACGAGACTTTGAATGTGGCGGGGCCGGCCTTGATGGGAGTCATCGGCGGGTTTTTGTTGGTGACGGGGTATGTTTTGTTGAAGCAGAAGGTGACGGGGAACCGGACGCGGGCGGAGCTTTCGCCGACGGACGGGGTGCTGGCGGGGGTGATGCAGGGGCTGGCGGCGCTGCCGGGGATAAGCCGGTCGGGGATGACGATGTCGATTTTGCTGGCGAGGCGGATGGACCGGCAGGAGGCGCTGGTGGCGAGCTTTTTGATGAGCATACCGGCGAGCCTGGGCGGGGCGTTTTACGGGGCGCTGGACAGCGGTTTTGATATAAGGACGGGGCATTGGGCGGGAGCGGCGGCGGCGTTTGTGGTGGGGCTGGTGTGTATTAAGGCGCTGCTAGCGGTGGCGGGTCGGGTGAATTTTGGGGCGTTTGTGGTGGCGGTGGGGGCGCTGATGGTGGTGGGAGCGGTGGTGGAGGGGGTAGTGCAGTAG
- the mftG gene encoding mycofactocin system GMC family oxidoreductase MftG, protein MSPPPPLSYHIPRCPSPSQETRVKYDIAIIGAGSAGATLAARLSQDPNLSVLLLDEGPYFSSIEQFPEAVRTGYGNISRLTGDHISAFDSRMNSHQPWNKTLWRGRVMGGSSAINGAFFIRGVPEDFDGWAADGNPEWSYLKVLPSFRRIETDTDFGGDFHGKDGPMPIRRVPFDKMLPTAKFFYQACKDMGYPYMPDINDPQAQGLCLNPVNDVAGLRINTAMAYLNPNHHRLNLTLKGQAKARRILFKGKRAVGVEVISGGQSFKVDASEVVLSSGAVGSPFLLLHSGIGPAAQLKKLGMKVIHNLPGVGENLRNHLYSMVRYQHLRPHEAHFDKRQIILRYTSSASKRPKDVTINPDFRGSEETPPQLWLNPTIELPASAGRLRLTSADFDAPPEIDFNAVHPHDLERLREGVRMCIKIGAHPAFKGIAGPRIAPDDSHLASDKSLDEWILRNIAGSQHQSGTCKMGPASDPTAVVDQYGRVHGLQNLRVCDASIMPNVVSANPNASTIMIGERMSELIKQTLGK, encoded by the coding sequence TTGTCCCCACCCCCTCCACTGAGCTATCATATCCCCCGTTGTCCATCACCCTCCCAGGAGACCCGTGTGAAATACGACATCGCCATCATCGGCGCTGGCTCAGCCGGCGCCACCCTCGCCGCCCGCCTCTCCCAGGACCCTAACCTCTCCGTCCTCCTCCTGGATGAAGGCCCCTACTTCTCCTCCATCGAACAGTTCCCGGAGGCCGTCCGCACCGGCTACGGCAACATCTCCCGCCTCACCGGCGACCACATCTCCGCCTTTGACTCCCGCATGAACTCCCACCAGCCCTGGAACAAGACCCTCTGGCGAGGCCGCGTCATGGGCGGCTCCAGCGCCATCAACGGCGCTTTCTTCATCCGAGGCGTCCCCGAGGACTTCGACGGCTGGGCCGCCGACGGCAATCCCGAATGGTCCTACCTCAAAGTCCTCCCATCCTTTCGACGCATCGAGACCGATACCGACTTCGGCGGCGATTTCCACGGCAAGGACGGCCCCATGCCCATCCGCCGCGTCCCCTTCGATAAGATGCTCCCCACCGCCAAGTTCTTCTACCAGGCCTGCAAAGACATGGGCTACCCCTACATGCCCGACATCAACGACCCCCAGGCCCAGGGCCTCTGCCTCAATCCCGTCAACGATGTCGCCGGCCTCCGCATAAACACCGCCATGGCGTACCTCAATCCCAACCACCACCGCCTCAACCTCACCCTCAAAGGCCAGGCCAAAGCCCGTCGCATCCTCTTCAAAGGCAAGCGCGCCGTCGGCGTCGAAGTTATCAGCGGCGGCCAGTCCTTCAAAGTCGATGCCTCGGAAGTCGTCCTCTCCTCCGGCGCTGTCGGCTCACCCTTCCTCCTCCTCCATTCCGGCATCGGCCCCGCCGCCCAGCTCAAAAAGCTCGGCATGAAAGTTATCCACAACCTCCCCGGCGTCGGCGAGAACCTCCGCAACCACCTCTACTCCATGGTCCGGTACCAGCACCTCCGGCCTCACGAAGCCCACTTCGACAAGCGCCAGATTATCCTCCGCTACACCTCCTCCGCCTCCAAACGCCCCAAGGACGTCACCATCAACCCCGACTTCCGCGGCTCTGAGGAGACCCCGCCCCAGCTATGGCTCAATCCCACCATCGAACTCCCCGCCAGCGCCGGCCGCCTCCGCCTCACCTCCGCCGACTTCGACGCCCCTCCCGAAATCGATTTCAACGCCGTCCACCCCCACGACCTGGAGCGGCTGCGCGAAGGCGTCCGAATGTGCATCAAAATCGGCGCTCACCCCGCCTTCAAAGGCATCGCCGGCCCTCGCATCGCTCCCGACGACTCCCACCTCGCCTCCGACAAATCCCTCGACGAGTGGATCCTTCGTAACATCGCCGGCTCCCAGCACCAGTCCGGCACCTGCAAGATGGGCCCCGCCTCAGACCCCACGGCCGTCGTCGACCAGTACGGCCGAGTCCACGGCCTCCAGAACCTCCGCGTCTGCGACGCCTCCATCATGCCCAACGTCGTCAGCGCCAACCCCAACGCCTCTACCATCATGATCGGCGAGCGCATGTCGGAACTAATAAAACAGACTCTCGGCAAGTAA
- a CDS encoding AbrB/MazE/SpoVT family DNA-binding domain-containing protein, which yields MAEVGTKSKVVKTLGKGQITIPTKFREALGIGPETLLRVSLLDDRLEIRPLESEEGGLRRYTGEEVERFLQEDKLDAKTVKRVRALLKQGKL from the coding sequence ATGGCAGAAGTTGGGACTAAGAGCAAGGTAGTGAAAACCCTGGGCAAAGGTCAGATAACCATTCCGACGAAGTTCAGGGAGGCCTTAGGGATTGGGCCGGAGACTCTGCTGAGGGTGTCGCTGTTGGATGACCGGTTGGAGATAAGGCCGCTGGAATCTGAAGAAGGAGGCTTGAGGCGATACACAGGGGAGGAGGTAGAACGCTTTCTTCAAGAGGACAAGTTAGACGCAAAGACTGTCAAGCGTGTCAGGGCGCTGTTGAAGCAGGGCAAGCTCTAG
- a CDS encoding PIN domain-containing protein, with protein sequence MASARELVFLDASLLIAASGSSTGGSAVAMEVCQGRKFRAVLSERVLLEARENISGKMGENPLVRFYKLLADLNPVMAPAATKAGLGECAEVVGAKDAHVLASAIESGAGYLLTLDRRHFLNARVRGARLKVRIMTPGEFLKGLVGSS encoded by the coding sequence GTGGCCTCGGCGCGGGAGCTGGTGTTCTTAGACGCCAGCCTGCTAATCGCGGCGTCCGGTTCCAGTACGGGAGGTTCGGCGGTGGCGATGGAGGTGTGCCAGGGGCGGAAGTTCAGGGCGGTGTTGTCTGAGAGGGTGCTGCTGGAGGCGCGGGAGAACATTTCAGGGAAGATGGGGGAGAACCCTTTGGTGAGGTTTTACAAGCTGCTGGCGGACTTGAATCCGGTGATGGCGCCAGCGGCTACTAAGGCGGGTTTAGGGGAGTGCGCGGAGGTGGTGGGGGCGAAGGATGCGCATGTACTGGCGTCGGCCATAGAGTCGGGGGCGGGATATTTGCTGACGCTGGACAGACGGCATTTTCTGAATGCGCGTGTGAGAGGGGCGCGTTTGAAGGTGCGGATAATGACGCCGGGGGAGTTTTTGAAGGGGCTTGTTGGAAGCAGCTAA
- a CDS encoding type II toxin-antitoxin system RelE/ParE family toxin has protein sequence MNMSNGEKPRYIVRFRTARVQREIDSLTEREGERVRLAINELSLDPRPRGCSKLDDNTFRIRVGVWRVIYIIHDRDRIVDIAAVRRRSESTYRDIRKFSD, from the coding sequence ATGAATATGAGCAACGGCGAAAAGCCAAGATACATCGTTAGGTTCCGTACCGCACGAGTCCAGCGGGAAATAGACTCTCTTACTGAGCGAGAAGGCGAGCGCGTTCGCCTGGCCATAAATGAACTGTCCCTTGACCCAAGGCCCAGGGGATGCTCCAAACTGGACGACAATACATTTAGAATTAGGGTTGGAGTCTGGCGAGTTATCTATATTATCCATGATAGGGATCGCATAGTGGATATAGCCGCCGTCAGACGAAGAAGTGAGAGTACATACAGAGATATCAGAAAATTCAGTGACTAA
- a CDS encoding type II toxin-antitoxin system Phd/YefM family antitoxin has protein sequence MTTKIVNVSELKINLASLMGQLEEEGIPLYVIHHGKPKAVLVKYQEYEAILQKLEDLEDLLAAKEALLAPESEAITLDEYEQRRKAKIHR, from the coding sequence ATGACTACCAAGATTGTTAATGTGAGTGAGCTAAAAATAAACCTGGCAAGCCTCATGGGCCAGTTAGAAGAGGAAGGCATTCCCCTGTATGTAATCCATCACGGGAAGCCAAAAGCCGTTCTGGTCAAATACCAGGAGTATGAGGCAATACTTCAAAAGTTGGAGGACTTGGAGGACCTCTTGGCCGCCAAAGAAGCTCTCTTGGCTCCTGAGTCTGAGGCCATAACCCTGGATGAATATGAGCAACGGCGAAAAGCCAAGATACATCGTTAG
- a CDS encoding Na+/H+ antiporter NhaA, protein MSLRVFLVTSTVIDDIAAITVLAMFYTDEIEWGNLAIAGVFLMMLIALTRLRVPVLPFYIILGGLMWLAVLNSGIHAVIVGVVLGVMVPASPRRTKGSFSETDRRLIERHEKAVAAGNHGRANAILRELEDAVSEIEAPVERMERFVHPWVSYLALPIFALANAGVELSAEDLRDGLSSPVTLGVFLGLAVGKTVGVWGFSRAAVALKVARLPEGAGWGQMLGISMLCGVGFTFAIYIAELAFTDPNPAKMGVIAASVTAGIAGYATLYFSARGRGSSRLKAASMAEAQREEARSA, encoded by the coding sequence ATGAGCCTGCGGGTGTTCCTGGTGACTTCGACAGTGATTGACGACATAGCGGCGATTACTGTTCTGGCGATGTTCTACACGGACGAGATCGAATGGGGCAACTTAGCTATCGCAGGCGTATTCCTGATGATGCTGATTGCACTGACGCGCCTTCGCGTGCCGGTCCTGCCTTTCTACATAATCCTTGGCGGACTGATGTGGCTGGCGGTACTCAACTCCGGCATCCACGCGGTTATCGTGGGCGTGGTCCTTGGGGTAATGGTCCCCGCCAGTCCGAGGAGGACAAAGGGGTCCTTCAGCGAGACCGACAGGCGGCTTATAGAGCGGCATGAGAAGGCGGTGGCCGCCGGGAATCATGGCCGCGCTAATGCGATCTTGCGCGAGCTGGAGGACGCGGTGAGCGAGATAGAGGCGCCGGTGGAACGAATGGAACGTTTTGTTCATCCCTGGGTGAGCTATTTGGCGCTGCCGATATTCGCGCTGGCCAACGCGGGCGTGGAGCTGTCGGCGGAGGACTTGCGCGACGGGTTGAGCAGTCCGGTGACGCTGGGGGTGTTCCTAGGCCTGGCGGTGGGGAAAACGGTGGGGGTGTGGGGCTTCTCAAGGGCTGCGGTGGCGCTGAAAGTGGCGCGACTGCCTGAAGGAGCGGGATGGGGTCAGATGCTGGGGATCAGCATGTTGTGCGGCGTGGGTTTCACCTTTGCTATCTATATAGCAGAACTGGCTTTTACCGATCCTAACCCGGCGAAAATGGGGGTGATAGCAGCGTCGGTGACGGCGGGCATAGCTGGATACGCGACGCTGTATTTTTCGGCTAGGGGCCGAGGGTCGAGCCGGCTGAAGGCGGCGTCGATGGCGGAGGCGCAGAGGGAGGAGGCCCGCAGCGCGTGA
- a CDS encoding histidinol phosphate phosphatase domain-containing protein: MVYDFHTHTFLSDGVLSPIELIRRAHVQGYRVIGITDHVNFGNIEYVVKTLVKDCAIATKRWDILAIPGVEVTHVPKEDIDMAAREARAMGAKLINVHGETIVEPVEPGTNWAALNSLNVDLVGHPGLITLDEAKLAAQNGIFLEITARKGHSLTNGHVARTGLEAKALMVLDSDAHEPGDLLKPDMVGRIVKGAGFSEKEGHNVLQVNPEKLLAKLGYSLSAVRR, translated from the coding sequence TTGGTCTACGATTTTCACACGCACACGTTTTTGAGCGATGGGGTGCTGTCGCCCATTGAGCTGATCCGTCGGGCGCACGTCCAGGGCTACCGCGTCATCGGCATTACCGACCACGTGAATTTTGGCAACATCGAGTACGTCGTAAAAACCTTGGTGAAAGATTGCGCCATCGCGACGAAACGGTGGGATATCCTCGCCATTCCGGGCGTGGAAGTTACCCACGTGCCCAAGGAAGACATCGACATGGCCGCGCGGGAAGCCCGCGCCATGGGTGCCAAGCTGATTAATGTACATGGTGAGACCATCGTGGAGCCGGTGGAGCCGGGGACAAACTGGGCAGCGCTCAACTCACTCAACGTGGATCTGGTGGGGCACCCGGGGCTTATTACGTTAGATGAGGCAAAGCTGGCGGCTCAAAACGGAATCTTTTTGGAGATTACCGCCAGAAAGGGGCACAGCCTGACCAACGGCCATGTGGCCAGGACAGGGCTGGAGGCCAAGGCCCTTATGGTGCTGGACTCGGACGCCCACGAGCCGGGAGATCTGCTGAAGCCGGATATGGTAGGTCGGATTGTGAAAGGGGCGGGGTTCTCCGAGAAGGAAGGTCATAACGTGTTGCAGGTGAATCCGGAAAAGCTGCTGGCAAAGCTCGGATATTCCCTCTCCGCGGTGCGTCGATAA
- a CDS encoding VWA domain-containing protein — translation MIRVLKGFLAGQRGYAALTLGLIGLMFTTLLLVPYLIHVQTSLLAVRKAGDGLRGGACGAAGVEYTLWKLQYEAGFVDSLTPENPTVSYDVPCDSYMVPVTVTLASQPSNLPGYLTEYAFADISLVIDVSSSISSSEMTVFKDGANAIVDGFNLDVNSERYRIGLTKFGRFSRPVVDVANSDDHLHAGINGLTSTSLFTCLANYYYYNYALRGNSATTFWQYDIPNDQWNTKASTPATVGDGGGLAFDGTYVYALRGAATSTFWRYNLTANTWTAMANTPASVSTGGALLYAGSYIYALLGNNGTGFYRYDITNNTWSSMSAAPAAVGAGGVGGGALVYNGTHIYALRGANTTTFWRYDIAGNSWTSMAASPAAIGDGGALVYNGANIYALRGNNSTTFYRYNIGADTWTTLAAAPSAVGTGGAGGGGLAFDGTYIYAVRGTAQTTHWRYDIAANTWAARVAAPSAISDGGALVHTGYFIACETNLVAGLTGGTAQYNTGLGDRPGIPNLMVFLTDGDDNSGNSLTDIENASTASGARIFAVGIDDISINSLNAIASEPDEDHVFYATDFNAFLDLIDEIVAAVTQGGLAGSLYDIEVTAPDGSVIRVRVLLTVDGNVVVISSQEV, via the coding sequence ATGATACGCGTGCTTAAAGGCTTTCTCGCGGGCCAGAGGGGCTACGCCGCGTTAACCCTGGGCCTCATAGGCTTGATGTTCACTACCTTGCTGTTGGTTCCCTACCTCATCCACGTTCAGACATCGCTGCTGGCGGTGCGGAAGGCGGGGGACGGGCTCAGGGGCGGCGCGTGCGGGGCCGCCGGCGTGGAGTACACCCTGTGGAAGCTTCAGTACGAAGCGGGGTTCGTCGACAGCCTGACGCCGGAAAACCCAACCGTTAGCTATGACGTTCCATGCGATAGCTATATGGTGCCTGTGACAGTGACTCTGGCGTCCCAGCCGTCGAACCTGCCCGGCTACCTGACCGAGTACGCCTTTGCGGACATATCGCTGGTTATCGACGTGAGCTCCAGCATAAGCAGCAGCGAGATGACCGTGTTCAAGGACGGGGCCAACGCCATTGTGGACGGCTTCAACCTGGACGTGAACTCGGAGCGTTACCGAATTGGTCTGACTAAGTTCGGGCGGTTCAGCCGGCCTGTAGTGGATGTGGCCAACAGTGATGACCATCTTCATGCGGGCATCAATGGCCTCACCAGCACCTCCCTCTTTACCTGCCTCGCCAACTACTACTACTACAACTACGCCCTGCGCGGCAACAGCGCTACCACCTTTTGGCAGTATGACATACCCAACGACCAGTGGAATACCAAGGCCTCCACGCCGGCCACGGTGGGGGACGGCGGTGGCTTGGCCTTCGATGGGACCTACGTCTACGCGCTGCGCGGCGCAGCCACCAGCACCTTCTGGCGCTACAATCTCACGGCCAATACCTGGACGGCCATGGCTAATACGCCGGCGTCCGTAAGCACGGGCGGCGCGTTGCTGTACGCGGGGTCGTACATCTACGCGCTTCTGGGGAATAACGGTACGGGCTTCTACCGCTACGATATTACGAACAACACCTGGTCTTCCATGTCGGCGGCGCCGGCCGCGGTGGGCGCGGGCGGAGTGGGAGGAGGCGCCCTGGTCTACAACGGTACGCACATCTATGCCTTGCGGGGCGCAAACACCACCACCTTCTGGCGTTACGACATTGCCGGTAACTCCTGGACGTCTATGGCAGCGTCTCCCGCAGCCATAGGGGATGGCGGCGCCCTGGTCTATAACGGCGCCAATATCTACGCCCTTCGAGGCAACAACTCCACCACCTTCTATCGATATAACATCGGCGCGGACACGTGGACTACCCTGGCGGCCGCCCCATCGGCGGTGGGCACGGGCGGCGCCGGAGGCGGTGGGCTGGCCTTTGACGGGACCTATATCTACGCAGTCCGCGGGACCGCCCAGACCACCCACTGGCGTTACGACATCGCGGCCAACACTTGGGCTGCCCGCGTCGCCGCGCCCTCGGCAATCAGCGACGGCGGCGCGCTGGTCCATACCGGCTACTTCATCGCCTGCGAGACCAACCTGGTGGCGGGGCTCACGGGTGGAACGGCGCAGTACAACACCGGGCTGGGCGACCGGCCGGGAATTCCCAACCTGATGGTCTTTCTAACCGACGGGGACGACAACAGCGGCAACAGTCTTACGGACATTGAGAACGCTTCAACGGCCAGTGGGGCCAGGATTTTTGCCGTGGGCATAGACGACATATCTATTAACTCGCTTAACGCCATAGCCAGCGAGCCGGACGAAGACCACGTCTTCTACGCCACAGACTTTAATGCGTTTCTGGACCTCATCGATGAGATTGTGGCGGCGGTGACCCAGGGAGGCCTCGCGGGGTCCCTCTACGACATTGAGGTGACCGCGCCGGACGGAAGCGTCATCAGAGTGCGGGTGCTGCTGACAGTGGACGGGAACGTGGTAGTGATATCCTCCCAGGAGGTGTAG